The following are from one region of the Candidatus Latescibacter sp. genome:
- a CDS encoding pectate lyase, whose translation MRRMWFSMGLVLFLSVSSALPAEKQSPEQAKETIKKATLFFKSIATNGGYVGLYSTDLKQRYGEAIYEKASADEIWVQPPGTPTVGECYLRAYKATDEIMYLDCARAAGLALAWGQRKEGGWDHRVDVSHLIQASPPIRKSGRCSFDDDISQGALTFLIRLDVVIDERWLTDSINLAIEFLKEAQFDNGAWPQWYPLIGGYSDYYTFNDNAINDCIRVMLFAHERYGREDCLKSAKLGGDFIIASQLPAPQSGWAQQYSHDMKPAWARAFEPPGVGSAETGQQIRTLIDIYLYTGEKKYLEPIPKAIDWLNRSKVTDNTWSRLNEVGTNRPIYGDVDSKVHYTLGEISEERRTGYSWQSGFGIPGAIQEYRDLMEQGIDRFRANRSKPLTTAEKKKRLEDLAPRTAAAIGALDERGRWIEKGAGKNTGMISCISFVRNMNILIWYIELVKETQ comes from the coding sequence ATGCGCAGAATGTGGTTCTCTATGGGTTTAGTACTGTTTCTTTCGGTTTCGTCTGCACTGCCTGCAGAGAAGCAGTCGCCGGAACAGGCAAAGGAAACTATTAAGAAAGCAACCCTTTTCTTCAAGTCTATCGCAACGAACGGCGGATATGTCGGTTTATACTCGACCGATCTCAAACAGCGCTATGGGGAAGCCATTTATGAAAAGGCATCGGCCGACGAGATCTGGGTACAGCCTCCCGGAACGCCGACAGTCGGAGAATGTTACCTCAGGGCATACAAAGCGACCGACGAAATAATGTACCTTGACTGCGCCCGTGCAGCAGGACTCGCCCTTGCCTGGGGACAGCGAAAGGAAGGCGGCTGGGACCACAGGGTTGACGTTTCTCATCTCATCCAGGCTTCGCCGCCGATCAGGAAGAGCGGGCGCTGCTCGTTCGATGACGATATTTCACAGGGTGCGCTGACTTTTCTTATCCGCCTCGATGTGGTAATCGACGAGCGGTGGCTGACCGATTCCATAAACCTTGCGATTGAATTCCTCAAGGAAGCGCAGTTCGACAACGGCGCCTGGCCGCAGTGGTACCCGCTCATCGGGGGCTATAGCGATTACTATACATTCAACGATAACGCCATAAACGATTGTATTCGTGTTATGCTTTTCGCCCACGAGCGCTATGGCCGCGAGGACTGCCTGAAGAGTGCGAAGCTCGGAGGGGATTTCATCATCGCTTCGCAGCTCCCTGCCCCTCAATCGGGCTGGGCGCAGCAGTACTCCCATGACATGAAACCGGCATGGGCGCGTGCGTTTGAACCCCCCGGCGTCGGCAGTGCGGAGACGGGGCAGCAAATAAGAACCCTCATCGATATTTATCTGTATACCGGCGAGAAGAAATATCTTGAACCGATACCGAAGGCTATCGACTGGCTGAATCGTTCCAAAGTCACCGATAATACCTGGTCGCGATTAAACGAAGTGGGGACCAACCGGCCGATCTACGGCGATGTTGACAGCAAAGTTCACTACACGCTCGGTGAGATCAGCGAAGAACGCCGCACAGGCTACTCCTGGCAGAGCGGGTTCGGGATACCGGGCGCGATCCAGGAATACCGCGATCTCATGGAGCAGGGAATAGACCGTTTCCGCGCAAACCGCTCCAAACCTCTTACCACGGCAGAGAAGAAAAAGCGTCTCGAAGACCTTGCCCCCCGTACTGCCGCTGCAATCGGCGCGCTCGATGAACGCGGGCGCTGGATTGAGAAGGGCGCTGGGAAGAACACTGGGATGATATCATGCATCTCGTTTGTCAGAAACATGAATATTTTGATATGGTATATCGAACTGGTAAAAGAGACGCAATGA